taagaaacaaatttagttataaaatagtaataaaatttcaaaaaaaaaaataatttttttttatgccgggtaaatatcggaaatcgaaatatcggtgagtaattcaatactaagcaccagtagttctgtgtagtattaatcactacctataatacttatcactaccagtattttcccagtatttcataaataaatattagacagtattaaatcactgagattttaagtatttaatcagtaatacttttctgtaaggggCATGGTACGCAATTTACCTGTAAGATATAGAaggaaaaattagagaaaacaGATATCAAAGTACTATATTCGTTcgttaataacattataatttatgaatttatgaaGTGTTTTATCAAAGTTTACGTAAATCGTTCctatataataactaattaggcccagtttcacaagtgtcggttaacttttaaccttagattaactcacttttcgtctctttctaacgtccctcttagaaagagacaaagagtaAGTTAATCTAAGGTtgaaagttaaccgacacttgtgaaactggaCCTAACTCtcataattaaatagataatcACGAATAAAACGCAGATATTTTTCCGTTATACAACGGACATATACCATTCaatgtaaatgaatataaGTAAGACTTTACTACACGTTTTTATGTCTTTAGCAGATAATACGATCGGAAGAGAACTCCACCAATCgaatcatattaaaaaataatcccgCCTCCTTAATTCTGTATAAATATCGCGACTTTACGCACTTGGACACACTTCCAATCCGGCACGAGACAGTTCACTTTTGAGTCCGTATACTCATCCCAGTTTTcgtttactattatattaaaaacaattttctgtTGTTCGCCAACCTAAAGAATCGCGAGTAAATTCTGTGCGCGCTAAGTGCCACGAATCACCCTCACTAGCAACTCAGCGAGACCTGCGGTCAGCACCAGCGCCtgacagaaatatatatatatatatatatatatatatatatatatatatatatttctaatatcttttaatcttttaatcttaaattaataatagtatttacgaaaatattagtgtaataaattaagagaTTCGATTTAAATGATACATCGTACATTCCAAACATACAATATGATAAACACAAATGCAAtctcttaatttattacactaatattttcgtaaatacTATTATAGAAAGTAGAAAAgaatgaagaatataatagaattagcgcgatatctcaaaatttgcgcaAGTTATAGCTAATAGCTACCAGACATTTCTCaaagatttcaaaattttataaaaaatgaaccCCTTTATCGATTCTTACCATAATTAAATaccaacttttatttataataataatactcagcatttaaaaaaaattgagtccGATATCTAAACACacacattttgtaaaaatgtaattttagaacattctgaacacattggtACAGAAaactaagaaaaaatttgtttacgaaAATAGCTTCCTGTAATGAGAAAGCAACAATgcgtgattaattaattataagtaaaaattagtCATTTATTGCTTTTGCATACGTAgtaacattgtaatttttatttttagtattagaTTCCAGTGGTCGCCCTAAAGAGGGTTTCCCTTACGGAAATAATTATTGGCTGGGCAGTCGTAGTCAGTGTCTCGGTACGATGAATAAGACTCCTCTACAGATCTCACAGCACAAAATACTAAATAACACGCATTATCGCAATCCGCGAAAGGAAATTCCACctttccaaataaattattttgtagcTTATTTGAGACACAACAGTACGATTCAATATCACGTACGAAGATATGTTTGACGAGTTCAAGAACTGTGAACATCCACGGGCCTCCGGCCCAATCTCGAGGACGTGCGGGAGGGGGGTGCGACCGGTACAGTTTCACGGCGCGACGTCGAGAGTCGAGGAAAACGCGCGATTAACGACGCCCTCCGAGCGGATTTGTCGCGTGTGACGTGTGACCGATGCGGACCCGCGGGACCACGATCGCCCGTTATCACTAACAGTTGCACTCGCTATCGGGCCGATTGTCGCGTCGGGGTTGGAAGCGTGGGGCGTGAACCGGGCGCAATTAAGGCGGTTAACGGAGTCGGGAATATCTgtccgccggcgcggcgcggcgggccAAAACCGGTACGAGCGTTCTCCATGCGATATAGTGCGCGCCGCCGCACCGCCGCCGTACCACCGTCACCACCGCCgtaccgccgccgccgccgactCCTCCCTCGTCGCATACAGCCTTCGGAAGGTGCATACACCTCCTTCGCCTCACGTAAATATGTTTGACGAGGTAAGTTTGTAAAATCTTTATGTGATAAAGAATgtgtttgatatttaaatatatacagaaaattttatcttagGATGTGATTACGCTCGGACTCTGTTTACCAAAATCATGCACGACAAATAATCTAAGCTTAATTTTGGAGGAAATATGTCGTGACAGAGTTTTCTTCAATGATCTCTACTCCGCGGACTGTCAGCTCATCGAGGTTAAAGATCCAAATGAAGATAACAAAAAGCTACTTCATAGGGTGTATTACATCTGGTACGTATTATATGAcagaaaagattaataatattataagtaattttaatcttaatccTCCAAAAGAATATAAAGCTTCAACAGACAAATATTCTATTTGCAGCGCTGGCTTAGGATTTTCATTTCTCATAACATTAATCGGaacaatatatgatatatttatatatcaaaaacgTAACGTGGTAAACGTGTCTGCAGCAtatcggaaaaataaaattgaagaaatattaatatgtttttccGCTtacacaaatacaaaaaaaatatttagcacaAAGTTGGATGCCGGCACAATACCCGTTTTTCACTACTTAAAAGTTCTAGGCATGTGCTTGATAATCATGTTCCAtggtgtatattatatatttaattctctcggtaagtaatttataataaatctctAGAATAGACATTTTTGgctcttttgtttttttactctttacGCATAACAAAAATTGCTTATTTGTATTGACAGATAATAAAGTACAGCTGTGGAGGTTCActgagaataataaaattataggtGACATGGGATTCCTAGCagttgatatattttttcattcaagCGGATgcttaatgttaataaattatatgtatttgcgAGCTAAAAGGGACGAAGTATTACCAAACCCGATTGGTCGCAAAGAAAAATTCATCGAACTAAAGGATCAcgtattaaaaagattttttcggtaagtttttattacattataaagaaatttgaatattgatttCAATGTAAGCTAAATACtaactctcttttttttatacgcgtctgtaataaattttttcattttaaggcTGACACCGGCTTACATGACGGTGTTAGGAATAGCGCAATTAAGCTCGACTTGGTTTGATAAAACATCGATAGTTTACATGTACGAAAGATCGCACGAAACTTGTGCGAAATATTGGTGGAGAAAtcttttgtacatacataatttcttTGGATGGGATGCAATGGTACGAACACGTTTGATTacgatcaatttaaaattatacttggagacgcataaaacttttataaaatttttattgcattacaGTGCCTGAGTTGGAGTTGGTATCTATCCAATGATATGCAATTCTATGTCATCGCTATggtgttattaattttcttaactaGGTATGTTAATTAACcaactattataattaatgtctTCTTCGAGTAtacttgaataaatatattataaatttcagataCTTCTATGCCGCTGTATTGAGTCTACTTTTAATAGGCTCAATTATTCTTAATGGTTATCTTTCGTACGTCAAGTACGAATATGTCGAAACGTAAGTTACTAAAGTGTTTTACTTATTGAGAAATCAAGAAGAGGAAGTTAAGAGGATTCTTATTGTTACAGATTTGATGAACAGGAGAATCTTGCATctatcttttatatcaaaccaTGGATGAGAATGAATCCATTTATTATTGGAATGATCACGGGTCACATTTTGGcagaattaaagaagaataattttgttttaaaaaaggtaaagtatatatttttgtttttataacatattgaaaataaatagtcattaaaatacttagggaatatataaacttttattctaTAGAAACTAACTAGTTTcatatgaattaattatatagtatcgcataaatgaaaatgtattatattaatttgacatacatttcagaaacatataattttgtgttgGTTCCTGACTATTATTTGCGGAGGATTCGTAATACTTTTCTCCTACAAGCGATACATATCGGTTCTAGCTACTTCTGTTTTTGTAGCACTGAACAGAACACTTTGGGCCATATGTATTGCATGTGTTGTAATAGCATGGTCCAGTAAACACGGAGGTTCGTTTATTCATTAATCATAAATACATCTTATAAAAATcggcatatttttaatatattagtgatatattttaacttaCTTTGTTATAGGCATCGATAATCAATTACTCGCGTTCAAGGGCTGGATTCTTCCTCTTAGCAGGCTCACATACTGCGCTTATCTTATAAATCCGGTCATCATACAAGGAATTCAATCATATAGTGAAACGTCGattcattttgaatttctgatCCGTGTaagtatacaaatatttgaaattttagcATTAACAgagaaatattgtaaaaaatgcattaattttttttaacttttggTTCTAGATTTGCACGACTGTGGGATACATTGTAATCACATACCTGTGTTCCTACCTATTATCTTTGATGTTCGAGATGCCCtacattttgttatataaaatgtgtattttatataacacgGAACAAACAACTCGAACAAACGGAACAAACTCGGAACAAACAACTCGATTGTAGCAActctacataaaaaaaaacaagatttgaataattaatttttgtacttcTCTGACTGCTGCAGACCTTGAGGTAagctctctcctttctctttctgttttaacgattgactaaatatatttttccttttaacaGCGGAAATGTCCACTATAACCGTGCGTACCAGCTCGCTTGTCACGACATCTCCTCAAGACGGGAACTTTCTGCCTCGAGCTCTGCAGGAATAGAATCTTCTTATCCCAATAAGGTAAACCTCCCAGTGGCCGGACACGTCCCAGTGGCCGGACTCattggagaaaaatatttactatttatttaaacaattaaaaatgaaaataataattattgtaaaaaaaaactttaatacttAACAATTGATTGGGAAAAAGAAGTAAAcctaattaaacatttttgtatttaaaaaaattgattaaatgaGCATGTGTCTGTTGTTTGTCAAAATGATGGCCAATCATTAACAGATTCGTTAAGCGCAACCATATAGCtaatagtataaaaattggatatttaattatatttgtaaataaataatcaattatatctaattttaaagattagtTAGAAACTTGTTTTGAcgaaatttatcttaaaaatcacaattaaaacgataattttgaGTGTCCGGATACTggtacattaaaaatatcagtatcAGACAATTTATCTTCATttacaaatgttaaaataagttattaaatcataatagctattgttataataatcaaagtcaaaatttattttttataacctCATTGAGCATGtggaaaatctttttaaaattatgaataaatatattagagattaaaaatacttaattaattaatagaaaactaaatttttacttttataggTAAAATGAAGACAAAAAAGCAAGTAAGAGACAATGATGCTCGGTCATCATTGATAAATGCACTGCATGATATTCGTCGAGGGATTCCGCTTAGACAAGCCAGCAAAATGTACGGAATTTCAAAAAGTACGCTAcacgataaattaaaaaataaatcgaagTTTTATACTAGGCCACAACCTATTTCAGCTGTCCGGCCACTGGTACATCGACACGCTCCATTACttacgtaaatattaaattattaattgatatatgtgagttaaaataatttttccctGCTTAAGAGAATCTTAAGTTTTcgaatgaatataaatatttatattaaactgaGAGGATCGTGGTGCCGGGAGTGGGTCGAATTAAGAAAAACACTCTTATTAAtgactatatataaaagtatattgtaACTCTCCTCTAATGACAACCGCTTCTTAACGCGGCCAGATCTCGTGTGTGCGCGTCGGGGCCTATTCGGCCCGCGCAGCATCGGTACACCCCCGAGGAGGGGAGAGTAGAGGAAGTAGAGAGATAAGAGCAGGGCGCTCCAGTATTCTCACACTCCCTCCCGACCGCTCTTAGTCTTTGATAGTTTTTAAGCTAGATCCTCGCCAAAAACACGCCTCACGCCTTATCTTTCCGCTTACTTATTTCCTGTgaatgattaaatataaattactaaaCAAATTAAGATTTAGTATTCATAAGCTCGCCTACTAGATAGCTATGTAATTCAAAAGCAAGAGGCTTTGTAAACAAATCAGCCAATTGATCTTTAGATGCTATCCATTTAACCTTTACATGGTTTCTTTGAACACACTCTTTGACATAATGCTCTCTCACCTCAGTCATATGTCTTAATTTATTCCCACCATTAGTTTCAGCACTACTTCCCGCAGCTCTATTATCGCACCATAAAGTCATGGGGAAGAATGACTCAGTCAAAATTAACTTTAGTGAATTACTAATAGCCATCATCTCTTGACACGCCTCACTCATAGCGACATATTCTGCTTGACATGTTGATAACGCAACATACGATTGTTTATGTGTTCGCCAGATTATCGCATCTCCATATAATGTAATCGCGAATCCACATGTAGTTAAAGAATTCTTGCAATCTGCAAAACTTGCATCAGAATAACTTTGTATATCATTTGTCTCACCTAAATATCTTAGCCCCAAGCTTTTCGTTCCTTTCAAGTATCTAAACACTCTTTTAACCATTTTCCAATCATTAGTAGTTGGATTCACTTGGTGTCTACTTATTACGTTAACAGCATAAGAATTGTCGGGTCTCGTCGCACCTGCCAGATACAACAAACTGCCCACTGCTTCTCTATAAGGAacgttttctttgttttctgTAGTTAAAGgctgatctacaatgtgctctttgcttcctgttttttgctcttaacctgTTTGCGACTATTTCGCAATTGCGTCGCGTAacgcgatgttttttgttctctgtcgcctaagataaaaattgacgaactttagaagagacaagaaacatcatgttacgcgacggaattgcgaaatacgagatagtcgcaaagaggttaagagcaaaaaacagaaagcaaagagcacattgtagatcaggcttAATAGTATATCATCGTCAATGTCCGTCTCACGcaactttctctctctgttagCTACTTGAGTAGTAACCATTGGCGTTTTCTGAGCATGTGCTTCGCTAAAGTTGAACCTAGCTaagatttttcttatatatttttcttgggttaattcaattattttgttcTGTCTGTCTCGCCTTATAGCTATACCCAGAAATTCTTTTGGTTCACCTAGCACTGTCATTTCAAATTCTTTACTTAAACCTGTCTTAACCTCttctaatttatctttatcattACTCGCCACTAATATATATCAtctacatataaaagcaaaattaagtACTTATCCTCATTTCTCCAAGTAAACATACAAGGTTCTAATTCTGAATTCTGAAGTCCCATTTTCAGAGCAGCTTCAGTGAATCTGATATTCCAACGCTTTGGACTTATACGTAATCCATAAAGAGCTCGTTTAAGTTTACAcaccttttctcttttatctttatcaGTATAATTCGCACCGTCAGGTATTTCCATGTAAATTTCCTCATCAATAGTTCCATTAAGAAATGCTGTTTTCACATCCAATTGGCAAACATCTAAATcgtgtttattaattattgcgatTACAGAACGCACCAGAGGCAATCTTGATACAGGAGCATATGTCTCCCTTAGTTCATAATAGTTTTTATCTTTGAAACCTCGAATGACAAGTCGCGCCTTATGTTTAATTTTCCCATCTGATTCGATCTTTTGTTTGAAAACCCACCTTGAATCTATAATATTAGCCTTTTTACCATCACTTGTTATTGTTGGACGACTCACCAATTCCCACACCTCATTTTTGTTCATAGAATTTAATTCGTCTTCGATTGCTTTCTGCCACAGTCTCTTATCTTTTGTCAACATAGCTTCTTTATAGTTAATAGGGTCTAGATTAATATCAGCTAAAAGAGCATGATATAATTCatcattatctttaatttctgCTTGTTCAGATTCTGCATTGAATAACGCATCAgcttattttaacttttcgtCAATTTGTAGGTTAGAAAAACTAGTATCATTTACAGACTCACCGTTAGTCTCTGCTTCATTGTCAGGTTTTAATATCTTAggatttaattcaatttttctagGTCTACCTCTTTTACGCTTAGGTTCTCCCTCCGGTTTTAAAAACTCTTCGGGTTTATTCTCACCTTTATTGTTCTCACCTTTATTAAAAACGaaccatttttctttatctactTCTTCTAAGACTAAAAGAGGATCGTTAATGTCACTTTTCTTGTATTTATCTCCGTATACAATCTTTTCATTAAACTTTGCATTTCTACTCTCATAATATTTGCCTTCCTCGGGcttgagaaatatatatcccGTAGGAGTATATCCCACCAGAATAACTCGCCTTCCCTCAAATCTAAATTTCGGACCTGTTTTTCTTTGAACTTTAATATAAGCCACGCACCCAAATCTCTTAATTTGATCTATGTGAAAGCTATGATGTGAGGCAAATCTTTCTAATGGAATAACCATATCGTTGGATTTGTGAGGAGTTCTATTATAAGCATAAACGGCTGCACTTAAGGCTAAATCCCATAAATTTTCTGGTAAATTCGcatcataaatatatgatcTTACTTTAGTTTGGATTGTCTGATTGAAGCGCTCAGAGACCCCATTATGTTGAGGTGTATCAGGACATGCTAGTTGTAATTCCGCacctaatttatttaaaacctCGATTGTATAGCCACCCGTATATTCTGTTCCCTGGTCAGTACGCAAATAACACACCTTAGCGTCATAACCTAGTAGGTTTCGAGCACTTCTCACAAACATCTCTAAACAGTGACCTGTGTCACTTTTCGTCTTCATTGGGTATGCCATTGCTAATCTAGATAAATCATCTATCCACactgaaatatatctataaccCTTAAAATGAGAAAGTGGTGTAATCGGACCCATGACATCTCCATGTATTATCTGTAACGGTTCTGTCGCTCTCCTACGAGTAGTTTTAAAAGGCAAAGTATTGAATCTCGAAATCTTACACACCTCACAATTTAAAAGAGATTGGTCAAATACTGCTTCCTTTAATTGTTTGTTATCAGGAAACTTTAATTGTAAAGCTTTTAGATACGCAATTGACGCGTGGCCGAATCTAACGTGCCACAGCATCGCTTTGTtattttctgcaaattttttataattttctaaaaaaagcgATTCTGAATTGGGTATCTCTACAATAGGCAACTCATCAATATTACTAAGTTTACGGTCCCAAATAGTCACATCAAAATTAGAATGTTCGTACACTATCAATATCTTTCTCATTCTCACCTTTATCATCTCTCCCTCCTGAATTTAAAATCTCATCATGAATCTCAATATTCACACCAATATTCTCACCAATATTTTCACCAATATTCTCACCAATATTCTCACCAATATTCTCACCAATATTCTCACCAATATTCTCACCAATATTCTcaccaatatttttttcttgtacgCTCTTTTCAGATTCTTTCGGTATTTTGTCAGTTTCAGAGTTTATTTGTGTCTTTTCTTTGGCTGTCACACTAcgagtaatatattttctcgcacctaatattttttcagcCAAATTTGCTATAACTCGCTTGTTCACTATTTTATGTGATGTTTTATCATACCTATTATCTTTAAGAATT
This sequence is a window from Temnothorax longispinosus isolate EJ_2023e chromosome 11, Tlon_JGU_v1, whole genome shotgun sequence. Protein-coding genes within it:
- the LOC139822387 gene encoding nose resistant to fluoxetine protein 6-like: MNKTPLQISQHKILNNTHYRNPRKEIPPFQINYFVAYLRHNSTIQYHVNMFDEDVITLGLCLPKSCTTNNLSLILEEICRDRVFFNDLYSADCQLIEVKDPNEDNKKLLHRVYYICAGLGFSFLITLIGTIYDIFIYQKRNVVNVSAAYRKNKIEEILICFSAYTNTKKIFSTKLDAGTIPVFHYLKVLGMCLIIMFHGVYYIFNSLDNKVQLWRFTENNKIIGDMGFLAVDIFFHSSGCLMLINYMYLRAKRDEVLPNPIGRKEKFIELKDHVLKRFFRLTPAYMTVLGIAQLSSTWFDKTSIVYMYERSHETCAKYWWRNLLYIHNFFGWDAMCLSWSWYLSNDMQFYVIAMVLLIFLTRYFYAAVLSLLLIGSIILNGYLSYVKYEYVETFDEQENLASIFYIKPWMRMNPFIIGMITGHILAELKKNNFVLKKKHIILCWFLTIICGGFVILFSYKRYISVLATSVFVALNRTLWAICIACVVIAWSSKHGGIDNQLLAFKGWILPLSRLTYCAYLINPVIIQGIQSYSETSIHFEFLIRICTTVGYIVITYLCSYLLSLMFEMPYILLYKMCILYNTEQTTRTNGTNSEQTTRL